In a single window of the Melioribacteraceae bacterium genome:
- a CDS encoding SLBB domain-containing protein yields the protein MMKRLFFVFSFFYLILNTSYSQIKDFELGAEIGRYNANQSGYFNFSDPEAVNIKVSVWGFVKYPGRYTVPIYTTVTDLLSYAGGPMDASDLTDLRIYRVDEDSTQTLVKFNYNDLLWESNLKTQYRKLPSLLAGDILVVPGEPRLYFRDHMSIWLSIISVLISLSILVINIAK from the coding sequence ATGATGAAGAGACTTTTCTTTGTTTTCTCATTCTTTTATCTAATTTTAAACACATCATATTCACAAATCAAGGATTTTGAATTAGGCGCAGAAATTGGCCGATACAATGCCAATCAAAGCGGATATTTCAATTTTTCAGATCCTGAAGCTGTCAATATTAAAGTTTCAGTGTGGGGATTTGTTAAATATCCCGGAAGATACACAGTTCCAATTTACACAACGGTTACAGATCTGCTTTCTTACGCGGGGGGACCTATGGATGCATCGGACTTAACTGATTTGCGAATATACCGGGTTGATGAAGATTCCACTCAGACTTTAGTGAAGTTTAATTATAATGACCTTTTATGGGAGAGTAATTTAAAGACACAATACAGAAAATTACCTTCGCTATTAGCTGGGGATATATTAGTTGTCCCGGGGGAACCACGTCTCTATTTTCGTGATCATATGTCAATTTGGCTCTCAATCATAAGTGTACTTATATCTTTATCAATTTTAGTAATCAACATAGCTAAGTAG
- a CDS encoding polysaccharide biosynthesis tyrosine autokinase, whose translation MNNQQQFQQNQEAHTLRDYIQLIKLNFIPIFLIALTGLLVAIIYAVNAPDIFKSTTVLKISKPSGSVLEGSLIPEFQDFGSDRFIANEIEILKSYRLRERVSNALVDSFRISNKKEDFSLILESLEYNTDKKLRSIDDIVKSLGAKVSIDQRRGLDIVEISVESESPTEAALIANNYAKAYRDLNLSYNREQLTLIKNFLAKQRDEKLSELQLVEETVKNYQEQKGIVQLPEQAKALIEQSSDLQAKMNVARIDLTMSEKILAEYKGELKKRDPDISNYIENLATQPYIEKLQQQIADLRTQKDRALSSGGASSKIIKEFDSKIEDLRTKLNNQLSVYKAGILASTPDEIKEITRKVLEEEIKYQSILASYKKLNEIVGDYDRKMNALPTSTIDLARLTREQSAYEKLYLQVEERYQQAIISEQSVPGNVVIIDDGRIPPKPAKPNRLLIVIIGLVLGVGMGVGFAFVRNYLDNTVKTPEDIQNKNINILAWIPQIEGMESGNKDLEFIVAKKPDASASEAYRALRTRIKFSKIDKESLKTILITSSASQEGKTTTSVNLAGSFAQANFKTIIIDADLRKPRVHTVFNSKRYPGFTDYFFGQATFEEIVRNSEVNNLDFITAGTIPPNPSEILSSEQMQIFLEKLKGIYDYVIVDSPPIIAVTDSEILSSIVDGTILVVSANNTEMELMEKSVQILKHEHSSFIGTVLNNFAYRSGYGSYYKYYYYYSRPTNSSKTKKVKA comes from the coding sequence GTGAATAACCAGCAACAATTTCAACAGAACCAGGAAGCGCATACCCTGCGCGATTATATTCAGTTAATTAAGCTGAATTTCATCCCAATATTTTTAATTGCGTTAACAGGTTTATTAGTGGCAATTATCTATGCTGTAAATGCACCCGACATATTTAAATCTACTACTGTGCTAAAAATATCAAAACCTAGTGGAAGTGTTTTAGAGGGCTCGCTCATTCCGGAATTTCAAGATTTTGGAAGCGACCGATTTATAGCTAATGAAATTGAGATATTAAAAAGCTATAGATTGAGAGAAAGAGTTTCTAACGCTCTTGTTGATAGTTTCAGAATCTCGAATAAAAAGGAGGACTTTTCATTAATTCTTGAATCGCTTGAATATAATACTGATAAAAAATTAAGAAGTATTGATGATATAGTTAAATCCTTAGGTGCTAAAGTTTCAATAGATCAGAGAAGAGGATTAGATATTGTGGAGATCTCGGTAGAGTCCGAATCACCGACAGAAGCCGCTCTGATAGCAAATAATTACGCTAAAGCATACAGAGATTTAAACTTATCATACAATAGAGAACAACTTACACTCATTAAAAATTTTCTTGCCAAACAACGTGACGAAAAACTTTCAGAATTACAACTTGTTGAAGAAACTGTAAAAAATTATCAAGAACAAAAGGGTATTGTTCAACTTCCCGAGCAAGCTAAAGCACTTATTGAGCAATCGTCCGATCTTCAAGCTAAGATGAATGTTGCCCGTATCGATCTTACTATGTCGGAAAAAATTCTAGCAGAATATAAAGGTGAGTTGAAAAAGAGAGATCCTGATATTTCTAACTATATTGAAAATTTAGCGACCCAGCCTTATATCGAAAAATTGCAGCAGCAAATTGCTGATCTGAGAACTCAAAAAGATCGAGCACTTTCTTCTGGCGGAGCTTCAAGCAAGATTATTAAAGAGTTTGATTCAAAAATTGAGGACTTAAGAACAAAGCTCAATAATCAGTTATCTGTTTATAAGGCAGGTATTCTTGCTTCAACTCCAGATGAAATTAAAGAAATTACTAGAAAAGTTTTAGAAGAAGAAATTAAATATCAGTCTATTCTAGCTTCGTACAAAAAATTAAATGAAATTGTTGGCGATTACGATAGAAAAATGAACGCTCTTCCCACAAGCACTATCGATTTAGCTCGGTTAACAAGAGAGCAATCTGCTTATGAAAAATTGTATCTACAGGTAGAGGAGAGGTATCAGCAGGCAATTATCAGCGAACAATCAGTCCCAGGAAATGTTGTGATTATTGATGATGGAAGAATCCCTCCAAAACCTGCAAAACCTAATCGACTATTAATTGTAATTATTGGATTAGTATTGGGTGTGGGAATGGGAGTTGGATTTGCATTTGTACGCAACTACCTCGATAATACGGTAAAAACTCCTGAAGATATTCAAAACAAGAATATTAATATTCTAGCGTGGATCCCCCAGATCGAAGGAATGGAGAGCGGTAATAAAGATTTAGAATTTATTGTTGCCAAAAAGCCGGATGCTAGTGCCAGTGAAGCTTATCGCGCATTAAGAACCAGAATCAAGTTTTCGAAAATTGATAAGGAATCTTTAAAGACTATCCTAATCACTTCTTCCGCATCTCAAGAAGGTAAAACTACTACATCCGTAAATCTTGCCGGAAGTTTTGCTCAAGCCAATTTCAAAACAATTATAATTGATGCAGATTTAAGAAAACCAAGGGTTCATACAGTCTTTAATTCAAAACGGTATCCCGGATTTACGGATTACTTTTTTGGGCAGGCTACATTTGAGGAAATAGTTAGAAACTCGGAAGTAAATAATTTAGATTTTATTACCGCTGGAACTATCCCTCCAAACCCATCTGAAATTTTAAGTTCGGAGCAGATGCAGATCTTCCTCGAAAAATTAAAAGGGATTTACGATTATGTGATTGTGGATTCTCCTCCAATTATTGCTGTTACTGATTCGGAAATACTATCCAGTATTGTTGATGGTACAATCTTAGTGGTATCGGCAAATAATACTGAAATGGAATTGATGGAGAAATCAGTTCAAATTCTTAAGCATGAACACAGTTCATTTATTGGAACAGTATTAAATAATTTTGCGTACCGTAGCGGGTATGGTTCATACTATAAATATTATTATTACTATTCTCGTCCGACAAACAGTTCAAAAACTAAAAAAGTAAAAGCTTGA
- a CDS encoding SDR family oxidoreductase, with protein MMSKKVAVVTGGAGFLGSHLCENLLQKNLKVICIDNLLTGRVSNIEHLFINEDFTFIKHDITNFIHVPGNVDYILHFASPASPIDYLKLPIQTLKVGSLGTHKALGLAKDKNAVFLLASTSEVYGDPLVHPQKEDYWGNVNPIGPRGVYDEAKRFAEALTMAYHRYHGVNTRIVRIFNTYGSRMRVDDGRALPAFFSQALKGEDVTVFGDGSQTRSFCYVDDLVNGIISLLFSNEINPVNIGNPAEIALIDIAKEVIELCNSKSKIVFQSLPEDDPKVRQPDITRAKEILGWEPKIKREEGLRITMEYFKKEVLGE; from the coding sequence TTGATGAGTAAAAAAGTTGCGGTTGTTACTGGTGGGGCCGGATTTCTCGGCTCCCATCTCTGCGAAAATCTCCTTCAAAAAAATCTTAAAGTTATTTGCATCGATAATCTCCTCACCGGAAGAGTAAGTAATATTGAACATCTTTTTATAAATGAAGATTTTACATTCATAAAGCATGATATAACAAACTTTATTCATGTGCCGGGTAATGTTGATTATATTTTACATTTCGCTTCACCCGCGAGTCCAATCGATTATCTAAAACTACCTATACAGACATTAAAAGTTGGATCATTGGGTACTCACAAAGCTTTAGGACTGGCCAAAGATAAAAATGCGGTTTTCCTTTTGGCATCAACTTCAGAAGTATATGGTGATCCATTAGTTCATCCACAAAAAGAAGATTACTGGGGTAATGTAAATCCTATTGGTCCTCGTGGTGTTTATGATGAAGCCAAGCGTTTCGCTGAAGCATTAACTATGGCTTATCATAGATATCATGGTGTCAATACTAGAATTGTGAGAATTTTTAATACCTACGGCTCAAGAATGCGGGTTGATGATGGGCGAGCATTGCCGGCGTTCTTCTCCCAAGCATTAAAAGGGGAAGATGTTACTGTTTTTGGGGACGGATCTCAGACCAGAAGTTTCTGCTATGTTGATGATTTGGTAAACGGAATAATTAGCCTGCTTTTTTCCAATGAAATAAATCCGGTTAATATTGGAAATCCAGCCGAAATAGCTCTCATAGATATTGCGAAGGAAGTGATAGAATTATGCAACTCAAAAAGTAAAATTGTATTTCAATCATTACCGGAAGATGATCCCAAAGTTAGACAGCCTGATATAACAAGGGCAAAAGAAATTTTAGGTTGGGAACCGAAAATTAAACGCGAAGAAGGACTCAGAATTACTATGGAATACTTTAAAAAAGAAGTACTCGGAGAATAG
- the groL gene encoding chaperonin GroEL (60 kDa chaperone family; promotes refolding of misfolded polypeptides especially under stressful conditions; forms two stacked rings of heptamers to form a barrel-shaped 14mer; ends can be capped by GroES; misfolded proteins enter the barrel where they are refolded when GroES binds), whose protein sequence is MASKIVEFGSEARGSLKVGVDKLANAVKVTLGPKGRNVILDKKFGAPTVTKDGVSVAKEIELENPIENMGAQMVREVASKTSDVAGDGTTTATVLAQAIFREGLKNVTAGANPMDLKRGIDLAVIKVVESLKSMSKEVGGREEIAQVGSISANNDKTIGNLIADAMEKVGKDGVITVEESKSAETNLDVVEGMQFDRGYLSPYFVTNSESMEAILDDPYILIHDKKISAMKDLLPVLEKIAQAGKALLIIAEDLEGEALATLVVNKLRGTLKVCAVKAPGFGDRRKAMLEDIAVLTSGTVVSEERGYKLENATIEYLGRAKKVVIDKDNTTIVEGAGKTDDIKKRINEIKSQIEKTTSDYDKEKLQERLAKLSGGVAVLKIGAATEIEMKEKKARVEDALHATRAAVEEGIIPGGGVSLVRAISSLDKLSGENLDQTTGIKIIKKALEEPLKQIVANAGLEGAVVLNKVLEGKGDFGFNAATETYENLVKSGVIDPTKVTRTALENAASVSSLLLTTEAVVYEKKEEEKPMPPMPHGGMDGMY, encoded by the coding sequence ATGGCTTCAAAAATAGTTGAATTTGGTAGCGAAGCACGTGGCTCGCTAAAGGTAGGTGTTGATAAACTTGCTAACGCTGTTAAAGTAACTTTAGGACCAAAAGGTCGTAATGTTATTCTTGATAAAAAGTTTGGCGCTCCAACAGTTACAAAAGATGGTGTTTCTGTAGCAAAAGAAATTGAATTAGAAAATCCAATTGAAAATATGGGCGCTCAAATGGTTCGTGAAGTTGCATCTAAAACTAGTGATGTAGCTGGTGACGGAACAACAACCGCCACTGTTTTAGCTCAAGCAATTTTCCGTGAAGGTTTAAAAAATGTGACAGCAGGCGCTAACCCAATGGACCTCAAAAGAGGTATTGATTTAGCAGTAATAAAAGTTGTTGAAAGCTTAAAATCAATGAGTAAAGAAGTTGGCGGTCGTGAAGAGATTGCTCAAGTAGGTTCTATTTCAGCAAATAACGACAAAACAATTGGTAACTTAATAGCAGACGCAATGGAAAAAGTTGGTAAAGATGGCGTCATCACTGTTGAAGAAAGCAAATCAGCTGAAACAAATCTTGATGTTGTTGAAGGTATGCAATTTGACCGCGGTTACCTCTCCCCTTACTTCGTAACTAATTCTGAGTCAATGGAAGCAATTTTGGATGATCCTTATATCTTAATCCATGATAAAAAAATCTCAGCTATGAAAGATCTTTTACCCGTTCTTGAAAAAATCGCCCAAGCTGGCAAAGCATTATTGATTATCGCTGAAGATTTAGAAGGCGAAGCTTTAGCAACATTAGTAGTTAATAAATTACGCGGTACATTAAAAGTGTGCGCAGTAAAAGCACCAGGTTTTGGTGATAGAAGAAAAGCAATGTTGGAAGATATTGCAGTTTTAACTAGCGGTACAGTTGTATCTGAAGAACGCGGTTACAAATTGGAAAACGCTACAATTGAATATTTAGGTCGTGCTAAAAAAGTAGTAATTGATAAAGATAATACTACTATTGTTGAAGGCGCTGGCAAGACAGATGATATTAAAAAGAGAATTAATGAAATCAAATCTCAGATTGAAAAAACAACTTCAGATTATGACAAAGAAAAGTTGCAAGAAAGACTCGCAAAACTTTCAGGCGGTGTTGCAGTTCTAAAAATTGGAGCAGCTACGGAAATTGAAATGAAAGAAAAGAAAGCAAGAGTTGAAGATGCTCTACACGCAACCAGAGCAGCTGTTGAAGAAGGAATTATTCCTGGCGGCGGTGTTTCTTTAGTTAGAGCAATCTCTTCATTAGATAAATTATCCGGCGAAAATCTTGATCAAACAACCGGCATAAAAATAATTAAAAAAGCTCTTGAAGAACCATTAAAACAAATTGTTGCTAATGCCGGTCTTGAAGGCGCTGTAGTATTAAATAAAGTACTCGAAGGAAAAGGTGATTTTGGTTTTAATGCTGCTACTGAGACATACGAAAACTTAGTAAAATCTGGCGTTATTGATCCAACTAAGGTTACAAGAACAGCATTAGAAAACGCTGCATCAGTTTCTTCATTATTGTTAACTACAGAAGCTGTTGTTTACGAGAAAAAAGAAGAAGAAAAACCAATGCCACCAATGCCTCACGGCGGTATGGACGGAATGTACTAA
- the groES gene encoding co-chaperone GroES, which yields MADFKIKPLADRVIVKAKEAEEVTKGGIILPDTVKEKPIEGVVVAVGSGRVDDNGKAVPMTVKVGDAVLYGKYSGTEVKIDGEEYLIMRENDIYGIVN from the coding sequence ATGGCAGACTTCAAAATTAAACCTTTAGCTGATAGAGTTATTGTAAAAGCTAAAGAAGCTGAAGAAGTTACAAAGGGTGGGATTATTCTCCCTGATACAGTTAAAGAAAAACCCATTGAAGGGGTTGTAGTTGCCGTTGGAAGCGGAAGAGTTGACGATAATGGTAAAGCAGTACCAATGACAGTTAAAGTTGGTGATGCAGTACTTTACGGTAAATATTCGGGAACCGAAGTTAAAATTGATGGTGAAGAATATTTAATTATGCGTGAAAATGATATTTACGGTATTGTTAACTAA
- a CDS encoding adenylosuccinate lyase: MISRYTRKEMGDVWSEQFKFDSWLKVEIIACEARAVMGEINSQDMNEIKSKAAFNVDRILEIEETTKHDVIAFLTNVAEYVGPASRHIHYGMTSSDVLDTALAYQIKCAGEILLKDLKELKAILKRQALKNKNVYCIGRSHGIHAEPYSMGLKFALWYEECKRNIVRLESSINSAAVGKISGAVGTFDHISPKVEEYVCDKLGLKPEPVATQVVQRDRHAEFLTTLAIIGASLEKIAIEIRHLQRTEVLEAEEYFSKGQKGSSAMPHKRNPIVSERITGLARILRGNAMAAIENVALWHERDISHSSVERVILPDSCITLDYMLGLAIKLMDNLIIYPENMLKNLEKTRGLIHSQKVLLKLTEKGMTREDAYAFVQKSAMEVWADESKSLKNELSNSQDVNKYLSISEIEDLFDTSKMLVNLDYIFSRSVELD, from the coding sequence ATGATTAGTCGCTATACCCGAAAAGAAATGGGTGATGTTTGGTCGGAGCAATTTAAATTTGACTCATGGTTAAAAGTTGAAATTATTGCATGTGAAGCAAGAGCTGTGATGGGGGAAATTAACTCACAGGACATGAATGAAATTAAATCTAAAGCAGCTTTTAATGTTGATCGTATTCTTGAAATTGAGGAAACCACTAAGCATGATGTGATTGCATTTTTAACTAACGTTGCAGAATATGTTGGTCCCGCTTCCCGCCATATTCATTATGGCATGACCTCTTCAGACGTTTTGGATACAGCGCTCGCCTATCAAATTAAATGTGCAGGTGAAATCTTATTAAAGGATTTGAAAGAATTGAAAGCCATTCTAAAAAGGCAAGCACTTAAAAATAAGAATGTTTACTGCATTGGTAGAAGTCATGGTATACACGCCGAACCTTACTCAATGGGATTAAAATTCGCTTTATGGTACGAAGAATGCAAAAGAAATATTGTAAGATTAGAAAGTTCTATCAATTCAGCTGCCGTTGGAAAAATTTCTGGTGCAGTTGGTACTTTCGATCACATCTCTCCTAAAGTTGAAGAATACGTTTGTGATAAATTAGGATTAAAACCTGAGCCGGTTGCCACACAAGTTGTTCAGCGTGATCGACACGCAGAATTTTTAACCACTTTAGCAATTATTGGCGCATCACTCGAGAAAATAGCAATTGAAATACGACACCTTCAAAGAACCGAAGTATTAGAAGCTGAAGAATATTTCTCAAAAGGACAAAAAGGTTCTTCAGCTATGCCACATAAACGAAATCCCATCGTCAGCGAAAGGATTACGGGACTCGCAAGGATATTACGCGGAAATGCTATGGCTGCCATAGAAAATGTAGCCCTTTGGCATGAAAGGGATATTTCTCACTCATCTGTTGAGAGAGTTATTTTACCCGACAGTTGTATTACTTTGGATTATATGCTTGGGCTCGCAATTAAATTAATGGATAATTTGATTATTTACCCAGAGAACATGTTGAAAAATTTGGAAAAAACAAGGGGATTAATTCACTCCCAAAAAGTTTTATTAAAATTAACAGAAAAAGGAATGACCCGGGAAGATGCATACGCATTCGTTCAAAAATCTGCTATGGAAGTATGGGCTGATGAAAGTAAATCATTGAAGAATGAGTTATCAAATTCCCAAGATGTTAATAAATATCTCTCAATAAGTGAGATTGAAGACTTATTTGATACCTCTAAAATGCTGGTTAATTTAGATTATATTTTTTCTCGTTCGGTTGAGTTGGATTGA
- a CDS encoding trypsin-like peptidase domain-containing protein, with translation MKNLKTILISSLVTLIISAALFSMVIQPKLDETINYHLINKRAASIYEKNLANDDITAGRSNVITNTVSRIKPAVVGINVTEIRQVRDIYSQDPFWRYFFGDRVYNQQIRGLGSGVIISSDGYIITNDHVAGNAVEANVTLTDGRIFKAKILGSDQASDLCLLKIDAKNLPFVPLGNSDDIIIGEWTIALGNPFGLFSVNDQPTVTVGVISATGMNLPPTNNRYYINMIQTDAAINSGNSGGPLVNAIGELVGLNTLIYTAQGSSGNVGVGFAIPVNKIKRVIDELKQDGKVNRNFWTGLNILTIDENLAKTYGLKSNRGVIITQVSQNSPAQKAGIQVEDIILGIDNYKITDENTLISVINEYRTDDTIELKILRGDSNIVKKMKLERK, from the coding sequence ATGAAAAATCTTAAAACAATACTAATTTCATCTTTAGTAACATTAATAATTTCTGCGGCACTATTTAGTATGGTCATTCAACCTAAACTAGATGAAACAATTAACTATCATTTAATTAATAAAAGAGCCGCGTCAATTTATGAGAAAAATTTAGCAAATGATGATATTACAGCCGGCAGAAGTAATGTAATTACTAATACCGTTTCAAGAATTAAGCCGGCGGTGGTTGGAATTAATGTAACAGAGATAAGACAAGTAAGAGATATTTACAGCCAAGATCCATTTTGGCGTTATTTTTTTGGTGATAGAGTTTATAACCAACAAATAAGAGGTTTAGGATCAGGAGTGATTATCTCTAGTGATGGATATATCATAACAAATGATCACGTAGCTGGTAATGCTGTTGAAGCTAATGTAACCTTGACCGATGGAAGAATTTTCAAAGCAAAAATACTTGGAAGTGACCAAGCTTCTGACTTATGCTTATTAAAAATAGACGCTAAAAATTTGCCCTTTGTTCCTCTTGGCAACTCCGATGATATAATTATTGGAGAATGGACTATCGCTCTTGGAAATCCATTTGGACTTTTTTCTGTAAATGATCAACCAACGGTAACTGTTGGAGTTATAAGTGCCACAGGCATGAACCTTCCCCCAACAAATAATAGATATTATATTAATATGATTCAAACTGATGCTGCAATCAATAGCGGCAATAGTGGTGGACCCCTTGTAAACGCGATTGGCGAATTAGTCGGATTAAATACTTTAATTTATACTGCTCAAGGTTCTTCGGGTAATGTTGGGGTTGGGTTTGCTATTCCTGTAAATAAAATAAAAAGAGTCATTGACGAGCTCAAACAGGATGGGAAAGTAAATAGAAATTTCTGGACAGGTCTAAATATTCTAACCATTGATGAAAACCTTGCCAAAACTTATGGATTAAAATCAAATAGAGGCGTAATTATTACCCAGGTTTCACAAAACTCTCCTGCCCAAAAAGCTGGCATTCAAGTCGAAGATATTATATTAGGAATTGATAATTATAAAATTACAGATGAAAACACATTGATAAGTGTTATTAACGAATACCGTACAGATGATACCATCGAGCTGAAAATACTAAGAGGTGATTCTAACATTGTCAAAAAAATGAAATTGGAGAGGAAATAA
- a CDS encoding glycerol-3-phosphate acyltransferase, with the protein MEFLGSTLIGYIIGSFPTAYILLKKFKSIDITQNGSGNVGALNSLKVSKSKSIGAFVLIIDLLKGLLAVYLVKLLFGDNFILSALALIAAVFSHCFNPWLKFKGGRGLATAAGGAILLSPPVLGLWLLLWGIAFIFKRHVHFANFSATVLTAALAFSSVKVLNYYSTPPASENLEFSISIAVLLSIILMRHIEPIKEYIKNWKKSRGNENEKS; encoded by the coding sequence ATGGAATTTCTCGGAAGCACACTTATCGGCTATATAATTGGCTCCTTTCCAACTGCATATATATTATTGAAAAAATTCAAGTCAATTGATATAACTCAGAATGGGTCAGGTAATGTTGGGGCATTAAATTCTCTTAAGGTATCAAAATCAAAATCAATTGGTGCCTTTGTTCTTATTATTGATTTATTGAAAGGATTATTAGCGGTTTACTTAGTTAAATTATTATTTGGAGACAATTTTATATTATCCGCATTAGCTTTAATTGCGGCAGTTTTTTCACATTGCTTTAATCCTTGGCTAAAATTTAAAGGAGGAAGAGGATTAGCAACTGCAGCCGGCGGCGCTATACTATTAAGTCCTCCTGTTCTCGGATTGTGGCTACTACTTTGGGGCATTGCTTTTATATTTAAACGTCATGTTCATTTTGCCAATTTTTCGGCCACAGTGCTCACCGCGGCATTAGCATTCTCTTCGGTAAAAGTTCTTAATTATTACTCAACACCACCAGCAAGTGAAAATTTGGAATTCAGCATTTCTATAGCTGTATTGTTATCCATAATTTTGATGAGGCATATTGAGCCAATTAAAGAGTATATAAAGAATTGGAAAAAATCTAGAGGTAACGAAAATGAAAAATCTTAA